GATAGGATTCTCGCTGGGTTATTTTTCAATAACAGGAGATAACAATCCCGCACTAAATGCGCCGGTAAGCGTTAGCGGCAGTGCTAGTGGATCTCCAAATAGTAGTGGACTTGCTTTTGAATTTGATTATCTGCCCTGGCTTAATACTAAATTAGCACTTCAATACATCGCATATAATAAGTTCAATGGCGGCACAAGCAACTATGATGGTTCAGGTCGAAACGCATCCGACAATAATACATTATATTTATTAACCTGGGTAGCTTTCTGAGGAAGTTTTGGATAGATATACCTCCGAACTCCGGGGCTTGCGTAAAGTCCCGGAGCAAGTAGAAGCACTAAGTTAAAAACTCATTGGATTTTGGCTACAAGACTTTTTTGTAGCATCTTCTTCTTTTATGCTGACGGTTTTCAAAAAACCTCCATTGGGCCTGCACCTTCGAATTGACCTCAAGCTCTCGGTTTGTTTCCACAATTTCAATTTTATTTTTAACAAACACTTTATTCACTTCATGTATCAGAATTGCGTTTACGCCTTTGTTCTGCATTTCAGGGCTGACGGCGGTAAGATACAGATCCGCCTTTCTGCTTTTTTTCATTGCCTTTAAGATGCGGATAAAACCAAAAGGAAATAACCTGCCATTGCTTTTCAGTAGAGCCTCGGATAAAGATGGCATAGTAATACCGAATGCCACAACTTTATTATCGCTGTTGAGAACAACAGGAACGTACTCCGGCATAATATAGCCGAAATATTGTTTTACATACATGTCAATCTGCTTATCTGAAAGTTCAACAAAGCCATATAGATTTTTGTAGGCTTCATTAAGCAGGGCAAAAATTTCGTGAGCATAAGGGAGCAGTTCTTTAGCCTTCTTAACTCTCAGTACTGTAAGATTGTTCCTTTTAAGCGCAATTTGAGCTATTCTTTGAACCGTTTCATTTATTCCTGAGTTCATAGTAACTTCATATTCTACCCAGTCAGCCTCTTTTGCATAACCCGATTTTTCGATGTGTCCGGCATAATATGGATAATTATATATTGCACCCAGAGTACCTGTTTCTTCAAATCCTTCGATCAGTGTGCCCTCACCATCCATATCTGTAAAACCCAGGGGGCCATGAATACACTCCATACCGTTTGACTTTGCCCAGGCTTCGGCTGCAGATAAGAGCGCTGAAGATACTTCCGGATCGTCTATAAAATCGAACCATCCAAAGCGCGCAGATTTTGCGTCCCACCTTTCATTATACCTCCTGTTAATAATGCAGGCTATTCTTCCGGCTATTTTCCCATTCTTATAAGCCAGCCAGTATTTAGAACTGCAGAAATCGAAAGCCGGATTTTTGTCCTTTCTCAGGGAGAAAAGCTCATCTGAACGTATTGGAGGGACCCAAAATTTATTCCCATTATATAACTGATATTGAAATGAAACAAATTGTTTCAACTCATCTAAGCTATTGACTTCTTTAAGCTCAATCTGGTTATTCATACGCTGTAGATATCCTTATTATTCTGTTTTAAAATCATGCCTTCAACCGAGCAATGCAAAAATAACAACTATCTGTCCTTGTTCAAAATTTGTCCCCGGAATTTAATTTAATATCGCATAAACCCGAAGTATTCGTTTCTTATCTTTTAAGATAACCAATGTCATTTAGCCTTCGCATAAATCCCTTTACAAATACAAATATTATAAGAATATTAAAAATAAACTGTTTCTGACGTTAAACTTTTAAGGATGCAATTAAATGAGAAAAATAATCGTTCTATCTATGATTACATTGGATGGTGTTATGCAGGCACCTGGCGGACCTGAGGAAGATATATCAGGCGGTTTCAAATATGGCGGTTGGACTGCACCTTTTGCCAACGAAGATTCCGGTAAGGCAATGGAAAAGCAGCTGCAACCTGCAGATCTTCTTCTGGGCAGAAAAACATTTGAGATCTTTGCCTCTTACTGGCCTGGACATGCGGACATTTGGCCAGGGATCAATGAAGTCACAAAATATGTCCTGAGCGGGACCATGGAAAAGTCGGACTGGAAAAACTCAGTTTTCCTCAAAAGCCTGGCGGATATTGAAAAACTCAAAAATTCAAATGGTTCGGACATCAAAGTCTGGGGCAGCAGCAGGCTCGTTCAGCTGTTGCTGAAGCATGATTTAGTGGACGAATTCTGGCTCAACATTTACCCTTTGACTCTTGGTATGGGAAAGAAGTTGTTTGACGATGGCCCTTTTCCGGCAGCATTTACATTAATAGAAAGTTATGTTGCACCAAACGGTGTAATTACAGCCAATTACAAGCGGGCTGGGGAAGTCAAAACAGGTACTGTTGGAGCTTGAGGCTGCTGACATGTTAAGAATTCCCCGGATAAGCTTAAATATCTTCACCAGTTGCTTTAGTCTTTTATCATTTGTCGGCATTGGCGGCTGATAATTGCAAATTCCGGCAAAACGGAAAAGAATTGTAAGATATAATAATGCTCTTACTGATAGTTAACTGCAGCAAGGTGTTCATAATGCTGTGAATGAGAATCGAACCGTTTTAACAGAAGTTGTGCTTTGGGAGGGACATATGCCTTAGTATAGTCTTCCCCTACGAATTCTTTTACATCATTAATTCCGTCAAACTTCATTATTGTTATGAATTCAACTTCTTCCGTTTGCTCCCTTTTCAGCAGTTCAATTCCTCTGTAACCTTTGATGTTCTTCCCTTCAATGCTTTTCCATACTTCCTCATAAAGTAATTTTTCATACTTATCAGCATTTTCGGGTGTGGTAAAGCCGTGCCATATTCTTACTATCATTTTAGCTCCTAAATTTGTAAAGAATGTGAATTTTCGTCAATTATCTGTTTATTCAATTATCGACTTATATACCAATTCCCTGAATTCTTTAAAAACCGGATAATGAAAATTTGGAACAAATTGTGTCATGAATATTAATATCAAATCTTTTTCAGGATCAATATAAAAATAGGTATTTGCAGATCCTGACCACCAATAAGAACCGGCAGAGCCGGTAAAAACCGGTTGGTTATTGCTCTTTACAACCGCAAAACCGAATCCGAATCCCATTCCGGATAGCATTGGCCCAAAAAAGCTGTCATCAGGCATTATCTCATCTGATATCTGATCCGAAGTCATTAGCTCAACGGTTTTACTTTTTAAGATTCTTATCCCGTTATAGATCCCTTTATTGAGCAGCATCTGCGAAAAAATCATATAATCTTTTGCAGTCGAAATAAGCCCCCCGTTTCCTGAGAAGAACTTTACTTTTGCCGTCACATTATTTACCTCGGGATCCGTCAGAGCTTTAATCCCTCCCGAATCAGCAGGGCAGAATACCGCTGCAACCCGGTTCAGTTTTTCTACTGGAACATAATAACCCGTCTCTTCCATTTGCAAGGGTACAAATATTCTTTCTCTTAAAAACTGGTCAAAAGGCTTCCCCGAAATAACTTCTACAAGATAAGCAATTACATCCGATGACCTGCTGTAATTCCACCTCGTACCGGGCTGATATAATAAAGGAATTTTTGACAACTTCTGTATCATATCCTTTAACGTCCCGCCGGAAAGATTAGAAGCCCTGTAGATGGAATCAACAGGATTACTCTCACCGCCACTGGCCAAACCGGATGTATGCATAAGGAGGTTGCGGATTGTCATCGGTTTGGCCTGTTCCTCAAGCTTTATTCCGTCTCTATCAATTCCAGAAAATACTTTTAAGTCTTTAAATTCAGGAATATATTTAGAAACAGGATCATTTAATTTAAAACGGCCTTCATCAAACAATATCATTAAAGCCGCACTCGTGACGGGCTTGGTCATAGAGGCTATTCTGAAAAATGCATTTAGCTGCATGGGTTTTCCAACATCCATCATTCCAAACTTTTCAAAACTAACAACTTTCCCATGACGGGCAATCATTGTTATAATGCCCGGAAGTTTCTTCTCATCAACATATTTCTGCATCAAAGTATTCACAATGCCTATACTGTCTGATGAGAATCCGGTTTCCCCGGGTTTTGATAATGGCAATATGGTTCCCTGCTGCGGATATCCATTAGTGTAAATAAGAAATAGAAAAAATATCAGAGCGTTTCTCATTTTAAGCCCGAAGTTAAATGCTGATAGATTTCTGTTTATTTAGCGCTATCCCTACCCAAAATCATATGCTTGTAAGTTTAGCCAAAATTCACATATTATAGAAGGAATTATTCCTATTTGTCTAATGCAATTTATAACAATTACAATAAATATGTTAAAATTTCCGTTAAACTTTTTTGAATTTTACTTTGTCGAACTATTATTGAAACAAACTCACACATTTTGTCCTTTAATGCTTGTTTAGTATCCGGATAATGCGGTATTTTAACCGGTTAATTTTTCAAGTTTTTGTACAGATTTTTATACCAGATTATTGAGGATATTCATGAAATATAGTATTACTGTTACGTTTTTCATTTCAATTTTATTGTTTACTTCAGCTTTTGCACAGCCTGGCAAGCGGGGCGGCAGCCAGGGAGCTCCCGGCGGCGGCTCAATTACGGGAAAGGTGATGGATTCGCAGACCGGAAAGCCTGTTGAATATGCAAGCGTTGTACTCTTTAAGGCTACGGGCGGAAAACAGATCAATGGATCGATTACTGATCCTGATGGAAATTTTGAAATTAAGGACGTCGTTCCCGGAAAATATAACATAGCGGTTTCTTTTATTGGATATGAAAAGAAAAAATTAAAAGAAGTTGAACTTTCTTCTTCCAGGCTGGACCTTGGGGAAATAAAGCTTGAGGAGAAGGTCGTAAGTACGGATAATGTGGTCGTTGAAGGGCAGAGGGTCCCCTTTTCCTACCAGATCGATAAGAAAGTAATTAACGTGGATAAATTCACCACTGCCACCTCCGGAAACGCGGTAGACATTCTTGCAAATGTTCCTTCGGTTTCTGTTGACGTTGAAGGCAACGTAAGCCTGCGCGGCAGCGGCAGTTTCACACTCCTTATTGACGGCCGCCCTACGGTTGTAGACGCCCAGGATGCCCTGCAGCAGATCCCCGCCAGCGCAATACAGAATATTGAGATCATTACAAACCCTTCGGTCAAGTACGATCCCGAGGGTGTTGCCGGAATTATCAACCTCGTGCTCAAGAAAAATAAGAACCTGGGACTCTCGGGCATGGCAAACCTGAGCACGGGGCTTAAGGACAAGTATGGCGCAGAAGGTCTTTTTAACTATAAGACACCTCTGGTTG
This genomic stretch from Ignavibacteria bacterium harbors:
- a CDS encoding dihydrofolate reductase family protein, whose protein sequence is MRKIIVLSMITLDGVMQAPGGPEEDISGGFKYGGWTAPFANEDSGKAMEKQLQPADLLLGRKTFEIFASYWPGHADIWPGINEVTKYVLSGTMEKSDWKNSVFLKSLADIEKLKNSNGSDIKVWGSSRLVQLLLKHDLVDEFWLNIYPLTLGMGKKLFDDGPFPAAFTLIESYVAPNGVITANYKRAGEVKTGTVGA
- a CDS encoding antibiotic biosynthesis monooxygenase → MIVRIWHGFTTPENADKYEKLLYEEVWKSIEGKNIKGYRGIELLKREQTEEVEFITIMKFDGINDVKEFVGEDYTKAYVPPKAQLLLKRFDSHSQHYEHLAAVNYQ
- a CDS encoding beta-lactamase family protein; this encodes MPLSKPGETGFSSDSIGIVNTLMQKYVDEKKLPGIITMIARHGKVVSFEKFGMMDVGKPMQLNAFFRIASMTKPVTSAALMILFDEGRFKLNDPVSKYIPEFKDLKVFSGIDRDGIKLEEQAKPMTIRNLLMHTSGLASGGESNPVDSIYRASNLSGGTLKDMIQKLSKIPLLYQPGTRWNYSRSSDVIAYLVEVISGKPFDQFLRERIFVPLQMEETGYYVPVEKLNRVAAVFCPADSGGIKALTDPEVNNVTAKVKFFSGNGGLISTAKDYMIFSQMLLNKGIYNGIRILKSKTVELMTSDQISDEIMPDDSFFGPMLSGMGFGFGFAVVKSNNQPVFTGSAGSYWWSGSANTYFYIDPEKDLILIFMTQFVPNFHYPVFKEFRELVYKSIIE